A DNA window from Streptococcus mutans contains the following coding sequences:
- a CDS encoding ABC transporter ATP-binding protein, translated as MNTPVIVAKDIRKIFNKAVALDAISFSIEKGQIFGFLGPSGSGKTTTINILTGQLMADNGQSSILGQDSRKLTSQELGKIGLVGDTSGFYEKISLYNNLLFYSKYYGIDKTTVDNLLKRVGLYDSRKTVAEKLSTGMKQRMLLARALINKPRVLFLDEPTSGLDPATSQTIHSLILELKAAGTAIFLTTHDMNEATLLCDKLALLNEGRLVEQGSPKDLIQKYNQNKRVKLNYQDGSERILDFTELGQAMASDSEKIIAIHSCEPTLEDIFIQLTGGKLNV; from the coding sequence ATGAATACTCCAGTTATTGTTGCCAAAGATATCAGAAAAATTTTTAACAAGGCTGTTGCACTTGATGCTATTAGTTTTTCGATTGAAAAGGGTCAAATCTTTGGATTTCTTGGACCTTCAGGTTCAGGAAAAACCACGACAATCAATATTTTAACCGGACAGTTAATGGCAGACAACGGTCAATCCTCTATTTTAGGACAAGACTCCCGCAAATTAACGAGTCAAGAATTAGGGAAAATCGGTTTAGTCGGTGATACCAGCGGTTTTTATGAAAAAATATCTCTTTATAATAACCTGCTTTTTTATAGTAAATATTATGGGATAGATAAAACGACTGTTGACAATCTCCTCAAGCGGGTCGGTCTCTATGACAGTCGAAAAACAGTAGCCGAAAAGCTCTCGACAGGTATGAAGCAGCGGATGCTTCTAGCTCGTGCATTAATTAATAAGCCTCGCGTTCTATTTCTTGATGAGCCGACCTCAGGTCTTGATCCGGCTACTTCTCAGACTATTCATTCTTTAATTTTAGAACTAAAAGCGGCAGGGACTGCCATTTTTCTAACTACCCATGATATGAATGAGGCTACCCTGCTTTGTGATAAATTGGCTTTGCTTAATGAAGGCCGGCTAGTTGAACAGGGCAGTCCAAAAGATTTAATTCAGAAGTATAATCAAAACAAACGGGTTAAGTTGAATTATCAAGATGGTTCGGAAAGAATTTTAGATTTTACTGAACTAGGTCAAGCGATGGCTAGTGATAGTGAAAAAATAATTGCAATTCATTCTTGCGAACCGACATTAGAAGATATTTTTATTCAATTAACAGGAGGTAAACTCAATGTTTAG
- a CDS encoding ABC transporter permease, with amino-acid sequence MFRQFMALLWLRCQIILSNKSILLQVLMPAALIYLYRFMIDSQSGPKAQMALAYLMICIPFAIVLAVGNPILTILADEKEKKTLKTLLLSGVNTSEYLLSTLVVPIVLTVVYLTLTPLILDVPIDHLVNYCLVGSATALVIALLYLLLGLLVKSQVMAQVVAVPTMLISAFLPMLSGMDKTVTKVTDYSFMGLFTKFFTKWEKFSWHHATLQILSLFIWLLVLLILIVTVARQQKKS; translated from the coding sequence ATGTTTAGACAATTTATGGCTCTTCTTTGGTTGCGATGTCAGATTATTCTTTCTAATAAGAGCATTCTCTTGCAAGTACTTATGCCTGCAGCTTTGATTTATCTTTATCGTTTTATGATAGACAGTCAGTCTGGTCCAAAAGCCCAAATGGCTCTTGCCTATCTGATGATCTGTATTCCTTTTGCCATTGTCCTAGCTGTAGGCAATCCAATTTTAACTATTTTGGCAGATGAAAAAGAAAAGAAAACACTAAAAACTCTGCTGCTTAGCGGTGTTAATACTAGTGAGTACCTCTTATCAACATTAGTTGTCCCAATTGTCTTAACAGTAGTCTATCTGACGCTTACTCCACTTATTTTGGATGTGCCGATTGATCATTTAGTAAATTATTGTCTTGTCGGTAGCGCTACAGCTTTAGTAATCGCACTTCTCTACTTATTGTTAGGCTTACTTGTCAAATCACAAGTTATGGCCCAGGTTGTTGCGGTTCCAACGATGCTTATTTCGGCTTTCTTACCAATGTTATCTGGTATGGATAAAACCGTTACCAAAGTGACAGACTATAGCTTTATGGGTCTTTTTACGAAGTTTTTTACCAAATGGGAAAAATTTTCTTGGCACCATGCCACCTTACAAATATTGAGTTTATTTATCTGGCTTTTGGTTCTTTTGATCCTAATTGTTACAGTAGCTAGACAACAAAAGAAAAGCTAG